The following coding sequences lie in one Benincasa hispida cultivar B227 chromosome 6, ASM972705v1, whole genome shotgun sequence genomic window:
- the LOC120080324 gene encoding uncharacterized protein LOC120080324 — protein MDESRKRHEFVPPEASTEKRPRVAVKEAEDVDDDILAWISVEEETVGELMMLLDDVEKSRPMEEKVKFIDDPYSSAVIFQSSSSYVTINGNEESCGSSFSESDSSMMASVDMNGARIKLMEIDSETVEKWKLWSEDRLKEEEETSAVLDGFCWDEDDLARFIGDEEQIF, from the coding sequence ATGGATGAATCGCGGAAGAGGCACGAGTTTGTTCCGCCGGAGGCCTCGACGGAGAAGAGGCCGCGAGTGGCGGTGAAAGAGGCGGAAGATGTGGACGATGATATTCTGGCTTGGATTTCGGTGGAAGAGGAGACAGTAGGCGAGCTCATGATGCTTCTGGACGACGTGGAGAAAAGTCGTCCGATGGAGGAGAAagtgaagttcatcgacgatcCGTACTCATCGGCGGTGATTTTTCAATCGTCGTCGTCGTACGTAACTATCAACGGAAACGAAGAGAGTTGTGGTTCGTCTTTCTCCGAATCGGACTCGTCGATGATGGCGAGCGTCGACATGAACGGAGCAAGGATTAAACTGATGGAAATTGATTCTGAAACTGTTGAGAAATGGAAATTATGGAGCGAGGATCGGTtgaaggaggaggaggagacGTCGGCTGTACTGGACGGGTTCTGTTGGGATGAAGATGATTTAGCGAGGTTCATCGGCGATGAAGAACAGATTTTCTGA